From the Garra rufa chromosome 17, GarRuf1.0, whole genome shotgun sequence genome, one window contains:
- the tcf19l gene encoding transcription factor 19 yields the protein MSSGVQPCFQLLRIGLSDTNNTNAHGNGSSDSVRDLYTFRPALAQCVFRLGRATELCDVTLDSMIVSRIHAELHVERETDASGEESWKVQVKDRSSYGTWVNDMRLQQGVLKEIFDGDTLTIGGQSGRASPEFYFLFQKVRVRPLDFDAITVPKAGSFSSDIKNRIRTCSDRKPDPALDISKLSINRATVILNSIGSLSKMNGSCWTFKKSENTSNLNAPAFTALAPPTTPPPFQAAGEISSKSVPPSSKSRRKSAHTVLLEDDSSDDPANRRDLEDGRRGQAKKRRRLYKSESEVFQPPLPKLEQNCRSQLDVNRHTGDSIFNVPPNRQFNHIVSISSHTKGNGISLTPLRQQKPCLSGPGRRPRAHSSPVYTTLGMQSENYNLTSPSARMTKTEKARRVISRFQASTGRRRGRPRKHPLPQPSLPSPSSSSSSSSSSSSSSSSSSSEDEDEEVAVAQGVEPCAAAHCRLPQQDTVQWIQCDDCDAWYHLDCIPHNHNRDSLLLDPNADFHCGCHRARNR from the exons ATGTCATCAGGAGTCCAGCCGTGTTTTCAGTTGCTAAGGATTGGGTTGTCGGACACAAACAATACTAACGCTCATGGAAATGGGTCGTCAGACTCCGTCCGTGACTTGTACACTTTCCGGCCCGCGTTGGCCCAGTGTGTGTTCCGTTTGGGACGAGCCACGGAGCTGTGCGACGTCACTCTGGACTCCATGATCGTGTCCCGTATTCATGCAGAGCTCCATGTGGAAAGAGAAACTGATGCTTCTGGAGAAGAGAGCTGGAAAGTGCAAGTGAAGGATCGCAGCAGTTATG GCACATGGGTGAATGACATGCGCCTCCAACAAGGTGTCTTAAAGGAAATTTTTGATGGCGACACGCTCACCATCGGCGGCCAATCAGGACGGGCTAGTCCAGAATTCTACTTCCTCTTCCAGAAAGTACGGGTTCGCCCGCTGGACTTCGACGCCATCACTGTGCCCAAAGCGGGTTCCTTCTCATCAGACATAAAGAACCGGATCAGAACATGCTCGGACCGTAAACCGGACCCAGCCCTGGACATCTCAAAGCTGTCCATCAACCGAGCCACGGTCATCCTCAACTCCATCGGCAGCCTGAGCAAGATGAACGGCAGCTGCTGGACCTTTAAGAAGAGCGAAAATACAAGCAACTTAAATGCGCCGGCGTTCACCGCTTTGGCTCCGCCCACGACTCCGCCTCCTTTTCAGGCTGCTGGTGAGATTTCATCCAAGTCTGTCCCGCCATCTTCAAAGAGCAGGCGCAAGTCCGCTCACACGGTTCTGCTGGAGGACGACAGTTCGGACGATCCGGCGAACCGCAGAGACCTGGAGGACGGACGGAGGGGACAAGCCAAGAAAAGACGGCGGCTGTACAAATCAGAGTCTGAGGTGTTTCAGCCCCCTCTACCCAAACTGGAGCAGAACTGCCGATCACAGCTCGACGTGAACAGACACACCGGCGACAGCATTTTCAATGTGCCACCAAACAGGCAGTTCAATCATATCGTGAGCATATCGAGTCACACCAAAGGCAACGGTATCAGTTTGACGCCCCTCCGCCAGCAGAAGCCCTGCTTGTCTGGTCCTGGCAGGAGGCCTAGGGCACACAGCTCTCCTGTATACACCACCCTCGGGATGCAGAGCGAGAATTACAACCTGACCTCCCCGTCAGCGAGGATGACCAAGACAGAGAAGGCGAGGAGAGTGATTTCTCGCTTTCAGGCCTCAACTGG CCGACGACGAGGAAGGCCTAGAAAGCACCCACTGCCACAACCTTCCCTGCCGTCTCCCTCTTCATCATCCTCATCTAGCTCCtcatcttcctcctcctcttcgtCATCATCCTCCGAAGACGAAGATGAAGAGGTAGCGGTGGCTCAAGGCGTTGAACCCTGCGCAGCGGCTCACTGTCGCCTCCCGCAGCAGGACACGGTGCAGTGGATCCAGTGTGACGACTGCGACGCCTGGTACCATCTCGACTGCATACCGCACAACCACAACCGAGACTCGCTGCTCCTCGACCCCAATGCAGACTTCCACTGCGGCTGCCACCGTGCCAGAAACCGCTGA